The genomic segment tttaatttaacgtattatttaaaagtaaaaatttttcttatatatttttgaacttatcctcgtattgactattattttaaaattgtatatggaattataatatattatgtaagcggTAGGTATGTGAttggtatataagtataagaaTAGCTAGAACACTAGAAAAAAAGTATTGTTGTAGAAACCAAAATTTAGTATTCATAgctttgatatttttgttgattatatATTGTTAGAGTGACAACATATTACACTTAAATAATAcactttcatatattttattaatattaatatttatataaatatttccctAGGTCCAACGTTAATTGTGCTAAATAATTTTcacttactaaatatttaattcataagtaAACAACAGGACCATGATTTTTTATCATAGAGGAATAAAGAGTAAGAAGatcatttttactaaattttaaataaagttcatTTATTTCTCCTACGACAGTCTCTAATAACAAACAACTATTTTCTTCAATTAATGTTGACAATGCAATATCTAAGGGGGTTTAGTAATTTCAAACTCGAAACATAGCAGGTAAGCGGGTACGTTTGTAAGTTCCCTTACGGAAAAAATACACCCGTACGTAAGTtctcatatgaaaaaaaattacatacgtAGGTACGTACGTTCTCACACGAAAATTTATTCAGACTTAGAACTGATAACTTAAACTTAGTCTAGTCTCTAagactctaaaaaaataaagatccAAAATTTGCTCACCTATTGGCACAAGATCACTAATAAGTAAAACCGAAATACCTGATGAAATATAACATTTCAGGTgccaattatttaattttccctACATTTATTTGATCCATAGatctcatatatttttttttgtgttctggTCCATAATCGAAAGCAGATATTATgtcgtttaattattttaagggaaaaaagttttaattctttttaggtttctttttaaactaaaaaatttaatttatttagcaCAGCCTTCCAATaaatcatgaataatatataaatcatcataatcaaattcaaatataatgtaatattattaaaattaattacattttttaaataaatattaaatttaatagaatattttgtatttttttactttttgtccaacttttttcaaaatgtacctttttatcatattattcccttgttatacatattatataacatgtatgtattttatgtttacagaCGCTCACCCGATACATTGCGACTTATACGAATATCAGGCGTACGGGTTTGGATATTTACTCAACTTGTGCTGTACCAACGTgccaaaaaaatgaaatcaataattaattctaTATTTGTATGCATATCGTTAGCAGTTGCATTATGTTCAACCAATGTTTCCTCGTTCTGCGGAAACGATGAACAGATCGATGGTTTACGAACGACGTTATTAACACAGGAAGGCATTTACACGGCATTGACAACACTTAGCGCAATACCAGTAACCGGTGCGACGTTAGCGTTCGCGCAAGTGGCGTTGTCCACTCGGTATGCTGTGCATTTGCATGAAGCATTTGATGAAATGGAAAAATCGTTGGATAAGGACCATAAAGACTACGAAAAGTGTTCAGAAATCTTGGAAATGTCAGTAACAGCAACCACAATAATGAAGTCATTTAGTTTTGGAATGTCTATGACGTCAATGATACCGGGTGTCGGTTTGGCGTTTTTAATTCCAAGGTTATTTACATCGATATCTGCTATGGCAGTTATAAGAGAAAGATTAGTATTTTGGAAAGATGCCGGTTGCCAATATGCTACCACAAGagattgtaatttataggttaatcaataaatgtatattaatgatgtaaattaaatatgatttgattGTAAAcgataattatacctatatattagttttatcgtaaaataaatattctaaattattcagtattatgtttgattttatttattaaaaaactatctgTTAGAAGTTAGTGAATCTATTTTTtgcgtgtatttttttttatctagttaatattttataatggtcaGGTCATTAACCTTCAACGAGCGTTCCTGAATCTATGGGGTCAAATATTGTTTATCCCACAACCCGAATCATTTTAAAtgcaagaaaatataaattaatataaccacttacaataattagttataatctgtatttaggtaggtaacaatagtcaatatattatttatataaatgaatacacggaaatagaatattttataaattaataggttatttttatttatttatttatttgaaatacacgCCCGAAGGCAATCAGTAcagaataattaaatacttaagctAGTTTGAACAAAAACATACatagataaaacattataacattacaaaattaaatatacaatattaacttaatttgttAACACTGGTTTTATAAGTtggttgtaggtatacaatatattaaatagaaaatatggttagaaagaaaatatattattttgcaacgCTTTTTGAGAggaatgaaaaatatcaaatttgttttgtagGTTATTACAGGAGACTAATGCTGTGTTAATAGgggaaaaaaaaccgtaaagTGTTTTGTGACTAGAAATGTGAAAGGTCGGTCGGCTTCTAGAATTAAATGTAGGAACTGATATATTAATTTGGCTGAGCAGAAAACTATCTTTTATAGTGCCATGTaagattttgtaaataaatatgacgTCAAAATATAGACGTCTTGATCTTAGAGTGTTGATATTAACCAGTCTTCTAAGTGGTTCATAGCAATGATCAATTATTATGCAATTGTTAGGAATTTTCGTATTAATAAATCTTAggaatttattttgaactctttCGATTTTATTTATCCACACAAGTTGGTAAGGGTTCCACAAAATGGAGCAATATTCAAGTATTGAACGTACTAGAgcaaaataaagaatttttaatGATGCAATGTTATTAAAATCGCGAGTGTTTCTAATAATAAAGCCAAGTGATCGTGTTGCTTTTATAGTTATTGATTGAATGTGCGCAGTAAAAGAGAGTGAACTAGAAAAAATAACTCCAAGATCTTTAATAGAGTCGACTTTAGGTAAAAGGTAATTGTCGGAGTAATAAGCAATATTGAGCGGAGATTTATTACGATAAAAAGAGATGGAATTgcatttattaatgttaacttGTAAACCATTATTATAGCACCAGGCTTTGAAATTATCAAAGTCGTCTTGTAATTTAGAGCCATCAtctaatgaattaatattataaaatagttttaaatcatCGGCAAACATACTAAACTGTGCATGTTTAAAAACTAAGCCAACGTCGTtcatgtacaatataaaaagtaatggCGAAATATGACCTCCCTGTGGGACACCTGAGGGGATTGAGATATTATTAGAAACATAACCGTGAAGCCTTACCTTTTGAGATCTACAAGATAAATATGAactaaaccattttaaaatgaGATTATTAACACCCATCAACTCTAACTTACGAATCAGCATAGCGTGGTTAATAGTCTCGAACGCTTTACTGATGTCAGTATATATAG from the Acyrthosiphon pisum isolate AL4f chromosome X, pea_aphid_22Mar2018_4r6ur, whole genome shotgun sequence genome contains:
- the LOC115034589 gene encoding uncharacterized protein LOC115034589; this encodes MKSIINSIFVCISLAVALCSTNVSSFCGNDEQIDGLRTTLLTQEGIYTALTTLSAIPVTGATLAFAQVALSTRYAVHLHEAFDEMEKSLDKDHKDYEKCSEILEMSVTATTIMKSFSFGMSMTSMIPGVGLAFLIPRLFTSISAMAVIRERLVFWKDAGCQYATTRDCNL